A region of Kribbella sp. NBC_01245 DNA encodes the following proteins:
- a CDS encoding SPFH domain-containing protein yields MADISRFRFLNHLRANPTTHVRHHRNGRLVHDGPGQAFWFRPLNSALSEIPIDDREQPLLFHGRTVDFQDVAVQATVTYRVTDPALASQRIDFGIDPDHGHWRSTPLEQLGGLMTELAQQAAVDLLARMSLTQALSEGSAALRHQVGEGLREDQRLTEMGIGIVDVRVVAVRAESDVERALQTPTREMVQQAADKATYERRAMAVERERAIAENELQNQIELARREEQLVLQKGQNERQRAVEAAAAGQIQTEAQAGRQRMLSQAEADAKRVLGAAEAEAEKALLAAYQDLDQATILALAIKQGALPEIGTLNVTPDLLTPLLTRLTAQ; encoded by the coding sequence ATGGCCGACATCAGCCGGTTCCGTTTTCTCAACCACTTGCGCGCCAACCCGACCACTCACGTCCGGCATCACCGCAACGGCCGGCTCGTGCACGACGGACCGGGCCAGGCGTTCTGGTTCCGCCCGCTGAACTCGGCGCTGAGCGAGATCCCGATCGACGACCGCGAGCAGCCGTTGCTGTTCCACGGCCGGACCGTCGACTTCCAGGACGTCGCCGTGCAGGCCACCGTGACGTACCGGGTGACCGACCCGGCGTTGGCCTCCCAAAGGATCGACTTCGGGATCGACCCCGATCACGGGCACTGGCGGTCCACTCCGCTCGAGCAACTCGGCGGCCTGATGACCGAACTGGCCCAGCAGGCGGCGGTCGACCTGCTCGCGCGCATGTCGCTCACGCAGGCGCTCTCCGAGGGCAGCGCCGCGCTGCGGCATCAGGTCGGCGAAGGACTACGCGAGGACCAGCGCCTGACCGAGATGGGTATCGGCATCGTCGACGTCCGTGTGGTCGCCGTACGGGCCGAGAGCGACGTGGAGCGCGCGCTGCAGACGCCGACGCGGGAGATGGTCCAGCAGGCGGCCGACAAGGCGACGTACGAGCGGCGCGCGATGGCCGTCGAACGCGAGCGGGCCATCGCCGAGAACGAGCTGCAGAACCAGATCGAGCTGGCCCGTCGCGAGGAGCAACTCGTCCTGCAGAAGGGGCAGAACGAGCGCCAGCGGGCCGTCGAGGCGGCTGCCGCGGGGCAGATCCAGACCGAGGCACAGGCCGGGCGGCAGCGGATGCTCAGTCAGGCCGAGGCGGATGCGAAGCGCGTTCTCGGTGCGGCTGAGGCCGAGGCGGAGAAGGCGCTGCTGGCGGCGTACCAGGATCTGGATCAGGCGACGATTCTGGCGCTCGCGATCAAGCAGGGCGCTCTGCCGGAGATCGGCACGCTGAACGTCACGCCGGATCTGCTCACACCGCTTCTGACCAGGCTGACGGCGCAATGA